A genomic stretch from Leptotrichia sp. HSP-536 includes:
- a CDS encoding lipocalin family protein: protein MKNKKINLAMMAGMILMSMGCEAKGKASQSSISGKYNVETLTTKGQTVKVAGQKCFENSYFEIKGNIAYISLNNVVNGNCITKAGTYDMQSKGNGRYILVGNGKESDEIIVKNGKVQYNQDTGISMIFVKSQGTVATAKNTQNKGQTSKEVSSGGNVQATKAGRGVYAGVDHSGFDQVIYLRDDGTYTEELGKSDWKTRVDGTYIINGNKLITTDKKGVKDEYEYTSADKKTMLAPGSFYMFKAQIPKNKIPDGVYNFYVGSVSGSAGIGVSGAGGSGYIKFEGNRFTESSSSFSSMSTSSATGGSSSSSKASGTYTINNGDLTLKYNNGVVKKHSFFYIPPTSSGKGAMVILDGDIYYND from the coding sequence ATGAAAAATAAAAAAATAAATCTAGCTATGATGGCAGGAATGATTTTAATGAGTATGGGATGTGAAGCAAAGGGGAAAGCTTCCCAAAGCAGTATTTCAGGAAAATATAATGTGGAAACGCTGACTACGAAAGGACAGACTGTAAAGGTAGCAGGGCAGAAATGTTTTGAAAATTCATATTTTGAAATAAAAGGAAATATTGCTTATATAAGCCTTAACAATGTAGTTAACGGGAACTGTATAACAAAGGCAGGAACTTATGATATGCAAAGTAAGGGCAACGGGAGATACATTCTTGTAGGAAATGGCAAGGAATCAGATGAAATTATTGTAAAAAATGGAAAAGTGCAGTATAATCAGGATACAGGAATTTCAATGATTTTTGTAAAATCTCAGGGAACAGTTGCAACAGCCAAAAATACTCAAAATAAAGGACAGACATCGAAAGAAGTTTCATCAGGAGGCAATGTACAGGCTACAAAGGCTGGAAGAGGAGTATATGCGGGAGTTGATCACAGCGGATTTGATCAAGTAATTTATTTGAGAGATGACGGTACATATACAGAAGAATTGGGTAAATCTGACTGGAAAACAAGAGTAGATGGAACATATATAATAAATGGAAATAAGCTGATTACAACAGACAAAAAAGGAGTAAAAGACGAATATGAATATACATCAGCAGATAAAAAAACTATGTTAGCACCTGGAAGCTTTTATATGTTTAAGGCTCAAATACCTAAAAATAAGATTCCTGATGGTGTGTATAATTTCTATGTAGGCTCTGTATCAGGAAGTGCTGGAATAGGAGTTAGTGGAGCAGGAGGAAGTGGATATATAAAATTTGAAGGAAACAGGTTTACAGAATCTTCAAGTTCATTTTCTTCAATGTCAACTTCTTCTGCTACAGGAGGCTCAAGCAGTTCAAGTAAAGCTTCAGGAACATATACTATAAATAATGGTGATTTGACATTAAAATATAATAACGGTGTAGTAAAGAAACATAGTTTCTTTTATATACCACCAACTTCGAGTGGAAAGGGTGCAATGGTTATTCTTGATGGGGATATTTATTATAATGATTAA